In Nocardioides sp. W7, the genomic stretch CGACCGAAGTGGGGGACATAAAGAGGAGTCTTTCGCGACGAGTGCGCAGCGCACCGGGAACGGGCAGGAATCACCCGGCGGGCCGCCCATCGGGCCCGGGTGGTCTGGTCCACCTCGTCCGCCGGGGTCGACTCGAGCGCATCTAGACTCCCCCCACGTGACTCCCGTGGCTCCCGCGTCCCTCTCCCCCCGGCGCGCCGTCCCCGCCTCGATCGAGCGCCCCGAGTACGTCGACCGGCCGGCGCCCGCGCGCTACACCGGCGCCGAGGTCAAGGACGCCGAGACGATCGAGCGGATGCGGGTGGCGGGCCGGCTCGCGGCTCAGGCGCGTGAGGAGGTCGGCCGCCACGTCGTACCGGGCGTGACCACCGACGAGCTGGACCGGATCGGCCACGAGTTCCTGTGCGACCACGGCGCCTACCCCTCCACCCTCGGCTACCGGGGCTTCCCGAAGTCGCTGTGCTCCAGCGTCAACGAGGTGGTCTGCCACGGCATCCCCGACAGCCGGGTGGTCGAGGACGGCGACATCGTCAACATCGACATCACGGCGTACCTCCACGGCGTGCACGGCGACACCAACGCCACCTTCCTCGCGGGCGACGTCGACGAGGAGTCCCGGCTGCTGGTCGAGCGCACCCGCGAGGCTCTCGAGCGCGGCATCAAGGCGGTCCGGCCGGGCCGCCGGATCAACATCATCGGCCGGGTGATCGAGTCGTACGCCGCCCGCTTCGGGTACGGCGTCGTCCGCGAGTTCACCGGCCACGGGATCGGCACGTCGTTCCACTCCGGCCTGATCGTCCCGCACTACGACGACCCGGCGCACGACACCCTGATCGAGCCGGGCATGACCTTCACCATCGAGCCGATGCTCAACCTCGGCACCCACGAGTGGACCATGTGGGACGACGGCTGGACGGTCGTCACTCAGGACCTGCGCCGCAGCGCCCAGTTCGAGCACACGCTGCTGGTCACGGCCACCGGCGCCGAGGTGCTGACCAACCCCTGAGCCGCCCCCGGCCAGCGGTCTGAACCGGAAATCCAAGGCAACATGGCTGTTACATCGATCTGGGTAATGTCCGCCCATGACGTCGATGTTCGAGGGCTACGCCTCCACGGGCCCGGCCTACGACGAGATGTTCGACGGCGAGTCCCTGCGCTCGGCGTACCAGCGGCTCAGCAGCTCGCTGCGGACCATGACCACCCCCGACCTGGTCAGCCGGGTCGAGGCGCTGCAGGCCAGCTACCTCGACCAGGGCGTCACGTTCGACATCGGTGGCGAGGAGCGCGCCTTCCCGCTCGACATCCTGCCGCGGGTCATCGAGATGGACACGTTCTCGACCATCGAGCGGGGCGTGCAGCAGCGGGTCAGGGCGCTGGAGCTGTTCCTCGCCGACGTGTACGACGCGGGCCAGGTCTTCGCCGACGGGGTGATACCCCGCGAGGTCATCGCCACCTCCTCGCACTACCACCGGGCGTCCGCGGGGGTCCGGCCGCCGAACGGCGTGCGTGTGCACGTGTCCGGCATCGACCTGGTGCGCGACAACACCGGTGAGTTCCGGGTGCTGGAGGACAACGTGCGGGTGCCGTCGGGCGTCTCGTACGTCATCACCAACCGGCGCGCGATCTCCGCGGCGCTGCCGGAGACGATCGCCGAGCACCGGATCCGGCCGGTCGCGGCGTACCCCCAGCGGCTGCTCGCGGCGCTCCGGGCCGCCGCCCCCGCCGGGGTCGCCGACCCGACCGTCGTGGTGCTGACCCCGGGTGTCTACAACGGCGCCTACTTCGAGCACGCGCTGCTGGCCCGCACGATGGGCGTCGAGCTGGTCGAGGGCCGGGACCTGGAGTGCCGGCGCGGCCGGGTGATGATGCGGACCACCAAGGGCTTCGAGCCCGTGCACGTGATCTACCGCCGCGTGGACGACGAGTTCCTCGACCCGGTGCACTTCCGGGCCGACTCGATGCTCGGTTGCCCCGGCATGATCGACGCCGCCCGGGCCGGCAACGTCACCATCGCCAACGCCGTCGGCAACGGCGTGGCCGACGACAAGCTCGTCTACACCTACCTGCCCGACATCATCCGCTACTACCTCGCCGAGGAGCCGGTGCTGCGCAACGTCGACACCTGGCGGATCGGCGAGCCGGACCACCGCGAGGAGGTCCTCGACCGGCTCGACGAGCTGGTGCTCAAGCCGGTGGACGGCTCGGGCGGCAAGGGCATCGTGATCGGCCCGCGCGCCTCGAAGGCGGAGCTCGACGTACTGCGCGAGAAGATCCTCGACGACCCGCGGGCCTGGATCGCCCAGCCGGTCGTCCAGCTCTCGACCGTGCCCACGTTCGTCGACGGCGAGCTCGGCCCGCGCCACGTCGACCTGCGCCCATTCGCGGTCAACGACGGCAACCGGGTCTGGGTGCTTCCCGGCGGGCTGACCCGGGTCGCGCTCGCGAAGGGCGAGCTGATCGTGAACTCCTCGCGCGGCGGCGGCTCCAAGGACACCTGGGTGCTCGCCGGGCCGGCCCCGGCCACGGCACCCGTCGTCGACCCGGTCTTCGAGCCGGTCACCCTGGAGCCCGTCGAGCCCGAGCCGGTTCTGCCCGAGCCGGTCGAGGAGGAGCCGCCTCCGGGTCCGTCCGCTCCCCCGCCGGTCGCCCCCGCCGGAGTGGCGCTCAGCGAGCCGAGTCAGCAGCAGGAGCAGCAACAGCAGGACCGGGACGAGCGGGGGGACGCTCGATGCTGAGCCGGATCGCCGAGTCGATGTTCTGGATCGGACGGTACGTCGAGCGCGCCGAGGACACCGCGCGGATCCTCGACGTCCAGACCCAGCTGCTCCTGGAGGACGCGACGATCGACGAGGAGTCGACCTGCGCCAACCTGCTCTCCATCATGGGCGTGGAGGCGGAGCCCGAGTGGGCCATCGACACCTCGCTGGTCCTCGACCGGCTCTGCTACGACCCCACCTCGCCGACCTCGATCGCCTCGGCGCTGGCCGCCGCCCGCGAGTCGGCCCGCCGGGCCCGCGAGACGCTGTCGGTGCCGATGTGGGAGGCCATCAACACGACGTACCGCGCCCTGCCGTCGGGGCACTTCGACTCGATGCGCGCGCCGATGATCTTCCAGTGGGTCCGGGAGCGGGCGGCGCTGATCAACGGCACCGCCGACGCCACGATGACCCGCGACGAGGGCTGGCACTTCCTGATGCTGGGCCGGTGCGTGGAGCGGGCCGACATGACCTCCCGGCTGGTCGCCACGGCGGCCCAGTCGTCCGGGACCGGCGCCCAGTGGACCAGCACGCTGCGGGCCTCAGGCGGCTACGAGGCGTTCCTGCGGACCTACAAGGGGCTGGAGACCGAGCGCGGGGCGGCCGAGTTCCTGCTCCTCGACCGGCTCTTCCCGCGGTCGGTGGTGTTCTCGCTCAACCGGGCGGAGCAGTGCATCGAGAACCTCGAGTCGTCCGGCCAGCGGGCGGGCTTCCAGAACGAGGCGCAGCGGCTGCTCGGCCGGACCCGAGCGGAGTTCGAGTACCGCTCGCTCTCCGACGTGATGGCCGATCTGCCCAACGAGATGGAGCGGCTGCAGCGCACCTGCGCGCTCGCGACCGAGGCGGTCACCCGCCGCTACTTCGCCGGGTCCGAGGCACTGACCTGGCAGGGGGCCAACTGATGAGCATGCAGCTGCGGGTGGTGCACACCACCGGCTACGAGTACGACGGCAAGGCGGTCGCGTCGTACAACCAGGCCCGACTGACGCCGCAGACGACGCCCGAGCAGATCGTGGTGCACTCGCGGCTGGAGGTGACGCCGAAGCCGTGGACCTTCGAGTACCGCGACTACTTCGGCACCCTCGTGACCGCGTTCGAGGTCCTCGACCCGCACGAGTCGATGACGGTCACCGTGACCTCGACGGTGCAGACGAACCGGCCCCCGACGCCCGCGCCCCGGCTGAGCTGGGCGGAGCTCTGGGACACCGCCGTCGCCGACCGGTGGACCGAGTACCTCACCCGCCCCGAGCTCGTCGCCCCGCCCACCGACTTCGCGAAGCGCCTCCGCGCCCTGGCCGACGGCTGCGCCCGGCCGGGCGAGGCCGCTCGCGCCGTGTGCGCGCTGGTCCACGACGAGGTGGAGTACCTCCCCGGCTCCACCGACGTGCGGTCCGTGGCGGCGCTGGCCTGGCAGCAGCGCGCCGGGGTGTGCCAGGACATGGTGCACCTCGTCATCGGAGGACTCCGGTCCGTCGGCATCCCGGCGCGCTACGTCTCCGGCTACTCCCACCCCCGTGCCGACCCGGTCGTCGGCGAGACCGTCAGCGGCGAGTCGCACGCGTGGGTGGAGTGGTGGGACGACGGCTGGCACCCGTTCGACCCCACCAACGACACCGAGCCCGGTGACCGCTACGTCGCGGTCGCGACCGGTCGCGACTACCAGGACGTGAAGCCGCTCAGCGGCATCTACTCCGGAGCCGAGACCTCCCAGATGTCGGTCGCCGTCAGCGTCACCAGGCTCGCCTGACCCCGGCCCCGTCCCGGCGCCTCAGCCGGCCATCAGCTGGCGCTCGACCCGGAGCACCGCGAGCTCGTGCTCGATGTCGCCGCTCATGGCGAAGGCCAGCCGCAGGTGCGGCAGCGCCTCCTCCAGCCTCGACTGCCGCTCGAGCGCGCGGCCGAGCGCGTGCCGGGCCCACACGTCGTCGGGGGTCTCCTCGACCAGGCTGCGGAGCTCGGTCTCGGCCTTCCGCAGCTGCACCCGGATCAGGTAGGCCCAGGCGCGCAGCGCGCGGAGTCCGGTGTTGCGGGGGTCCTCGGCGAGGGCCGGCTCCAGCACCTGAAGCGCCTCGACCGGCGCCCGTCGTACCAGCAGGTCGTGGGCGATCCGATAGGCCGACTCCGGCCCGGACTGGCCCGGGAACACGATCGGCGGCGCCTTCATCTGCTCCTCGTCCATGATGTCCATGGTGCGTCAACCATGCGTCAATCGACCAGATTCCCGGGCGGCCCGTCGTGCAGCAGCCGTTGGAACAGCACGTGGTCGCGCCACTGCCCCGCGATGAAGAGGTACGACGGCGCGCGGCCGAACTCCTCGAACCCGCTGTGTCGCAGCACCGCCTGCGAGGCGAGGTTGTGCGTCAGCGTGCCGGCCTCCAGCCGGTGCAGCCCCAGCTCGTCGGCCCGCTCCGCGGCGTGGCCGACCAGGGCGGTCGCCAGGCCACGCCCGACGTGGTCGCGGTCGACCCAGTAGCCCACGCTGCCGCTCTGGAAGACACCACGGACGATGTTGTTGAGGTTGACCCGGCCGACGACCTCCCCGCCTCGGAGCAGCACCCACGACGCTCCGAGCCCGCGTCGTACGACGTCGAGGCGGGCCACCACGTCGGCCGCCTGACCAGCCGGGGTGAAGAACGCCGGCGGCCGCACCGGGTCCCAGGGCGCGAGGTGCTCCCGGTTGCGGTCGTACGCCGCTGCGAGTGCCGACGCGTGGTCGTCGGCCAGCACCTGGACTTCGTAGCCGTCAGGGATCACGTGGTCCATTCAACCGCCAGGTCGCCGCACCGATCACCCGGAAGGGTGCCGTCGAGATGTGGACGAGTTGGGGACCGACTGTGGCAATCTAGGTGATCTTCATCACGCATAGTGGAGACACTCCGACCCCGGCAGGTGACCGATGGACAAGTCTCAGTTCGCCACGCTCGAGAACAGTGTTGCGGCCGCCGCGCAGCACGCATGCCAGGCGCTGCTCGCGATGGAATCCCTGCGGAACTCGAGCGATCCCCAGCACCAGGCCGCCTACCACGGTGTCCACGACCTGATAGGCGACCTCGGCACCCTGCTCTTCCAGCTCGATCTGATGGCGCGCGAGCCGGAGTCGACGAAACCGCCCTGGAAGCCGATCCCGGCCCCGGCAAGCCCGGTGCGCACGAAGGGCCCGGGTGTGTCATCCTGAATGCGCGGATGGGCTGGCCGGGCGACCGCGGCGTACTCCTTCGGGAGGACGGCGAGGAAGGTCCGGGCTCCACAGGGCAAGGTGGTGGGTAACGCCCACCCGGGGCAACCCGCGGGACAGTGCCACAGAGAAAAGACCGCCTGCTCCCCTGGCGACAGAGGTGCAGGTAAGGGTGAAACGGTGGTGCAAGAGACCACCAGCGACCCGGGCGACCGGGTCGGCTCGGTAAACCCCACCTGGAGCAAGGTCGAGAAGCCGCGGTCTCCGGACCACGGTGCGCGCACGTTCGAGGGCGACCCGCCCGAGTGCGCGGGTGGACTGCTGGAGGCGGCCGGCAACGGTCGTCGTAGATGGATGGTCGCCCATCGGGATCCCCGCAAGGGGCCCGAGGACAGAACCCGGCCTACAGGTCAGCCCATCCGCTTTACCCCCTCTGACCTGCGAAGACGCTAGTCAAGAGGGGTTACTGCGGCACTACTGTGGCAGTGATTTTCTGTCACCAGTTCCCGGGACGCCTTCCGGCTGCCGTCGTCGCCGAGCGCGGCGTCCATGACCGCACGGCTGCGATCGATGCGGTAGTCGATGAAGCCGTACTGGTGGGCAACGACGTTACCCATGCCCTTCATCTACCGCCAAGCAATCACAGGGTGACTGTCGATGAAGTCGCCCGGGAGGCGTGAACGGCTTCGCCGATGCGGTGGAGCAGAGCTTCAGCGACAAGCTGCGTGGGCCGATCGGCGTAGAAGTGCTGCTCCCCGTGCGCGACCACGTATGCCTGCACCTCGTCGGCAAACCCCAGGACGTAGGACAGCGACTAGCGAACCCGGTCGTCGAGTGGGCCGACGCTCATCCGCGATGACCGGGGCGATCTTCTCGATGCCGGGCGCCCCGTCAGAGAGCACGTCGACCTCGACGCCGAGCAGGTCTCGCAACTCCTCGATGAGGCCGGCTTGGTCGTACAGGCTCGCATCGGCGGTGAAGTGCACGATCAGGTCGACGTCGGAGGCTTCGGTGTCGGCTTCGGTCGCGATGGAGCCGAAGACGCGGACGTCGGTGGCGTGGTGGCGTGCCGCGAGAGCGCGGATCTGCTCACGCATGCGCGCGACGACCACCGAATGGCGCTCTCCGACGGTCTGGCTCATGGCCCAATCGTAGTGAAAGCCGAACGAGAATCTGTCGCCATAGGGACGGACGGGTCTCAGTGAGGACGACGAGCACGTCCACGCCGCGCCATCGCTGGTGGGAGCTGCTCCTGTGCCGCGACCGGCCCGGGGAACTCGTCGACCGGCTCGACGGGCCCTTCTCGTCGACATCTGGGGTGACCTCAGGCTCCTGCAGGTCATCCGCGAGGCGTGGCAGTCGGCCGTCGACATCACGGGCAACGATCGCTGGCGGGTCCGTGGTACCGACCGGCTCAGCAGACTGACCCGCGGGCTTCGACTCGCTGAACCATGAACCTCCGTACCCTTGGCGCATGGCCTTGCTGGCGCGATCTCAATCGACCCCGAGGTCGTCCATGGCGTCCCACCGTTCGAGGCACGCGTATGCGAGTCACCGACGTCCTCTCGTTGCTGAGTCGCGTGCGCTCCGTGGGCGACGCACAGCAGTCGCTCTGC encodes the following:
- the map gene encoding type I methionyl aminopeptidase, coding for MTPVAPASLSPRRAVPASIERPEYVDRPAPARYTGAEVKDAETIERMRVAGRLAAQAREEVGRHVVPGVTTDELDRIGHEFLCDHGAYPSTLGYRGFPKSLCSSVNEVVCHGIPDSRVVEDGDIVNIDITAYLHGVHGDTNATFLAGDVDEESRLLVERTREALERGIKAVRPGRRINIIGRVIESYAARFGYGVVREFTGHGIGTSFHSGLIVPHYDDPAHDTLIEPGMTFTIEPMLNLGTHEWTMWDDGWTVVTQDLRRSAQFEHTLLVTATGAEVLTNP
- a CDS encoding circularly permuted type 2 ATP-grasp protein; its protein translation is MTSMFEGYASTGPAYDEMFDGESLRSAYQRLSSSLRTMTTPDLVSRVEALQASYLDQGVTFDIGGEERAFPLDILPRVIEMDTFSTIERGVQQRVRALELFLADVYDAGQVFADGVIPREVIATSSHYHRASAGVRPPNGVRVHVSGIDLVRDNTGEFRVLEDNVRVPSGVSYVITNRRAISAALPETIAEHRIRPVAAYPQRLLAALRAAAPAGVADPTVVVLTPGVYNGAYFEHALLARTMGVELVEGRDLECRRGRVMMRTTKGFEPVHVIYRRVDDEFLDPVHFRADSMLGCPGMIDAARAGNVTIANAVGNGVADDKLVYTYLPDIIRYYLAEEPVLRNVDTWRIGEPDHREEVLDRLDELVLKPVDGSGGKGIVIGPRASKAELDVLREKILDDPRAWIAQPVVQLSTVPTFVDGELGPRHVDLRPFAVNDGNRVWVLPGGLTRVALAKGELIVNSSRGGGSKDTWVLAGPAPATAPVVDPVFEPVTLEPVEPEPVLPEPVEEEPPPGPSAPPPVAPAGVALSEPSQQQEQQQQDRDERGDARC
- a CDS encoding alpha-E domain-containing protein, encoding MLSRIAESMFWIGRYVERAEDTARILDVQTQLLLEDATIDEESTCANLLSIMGVEAEPEWAIDTSLVLDRLCYDPTSPTSIASALAAARESARRARETLSVPMWEAINTTYRALPSGHFDSMRAPMIFQWVRERAALINGTADATMTRDEGWHFLMLGRCVERADMTSRLVATAAQSSGTGAQWTSTLRASGGYEAFLRTYKGLETERGAAEFLLLDRLFPRSVVFSLNRAEQCIENLESSGQRAGFQNEAQRLLGRTRAEFEYRSLSDVMADLPNEMERLQRTCALATEAVTRRYFAGSEALTWQGAN
- a CDS encoding transglutaminase family protein, with protein sequence MSMQLRVVHTTGYEYDGKAVASYNQARLTPQTTPEQIVVHSRLEVTPKPWTFEYRDYFGTLVTAFEVLDPHESMTVTVTSTVQTNRPPTPAPRLSWAELWDTAVADRWTEYLTRPELVAPPTDFAKRLRALADGCARPGEAARAVCALVHDEVEYLPGSTDVRSVAALAWQQRAGVCQDMVHLVIGGLRSVGIPARYVSGYSHPRADPVVGETVSGESHAWVEWWDDGWHPFDPTNDTEPGDRYVAVATGRDYQDVKPLSGIYSGAETSQMSVAVSVTRLA
- a CDS encoding tetratricopeptide repeat protein; the protein is MDEEQMKAPPIVFPGQSGPESAYRIAHDLLVRRAPVEALQVLEPALAEDPRNTGLRALRAWAYLIRVQLRKAETELRSLVEETPDDVWARHALGRALERQSRLEEALPHLRLAFAMSGDIEHELAVLRVERQLMAG
- a CDS encoding GNAT family N-acetyltransferase, with product MIPDGYEVQVLADDHASALAAAYDRNREHLAPWDPVRPPAFFTPAGQAADVVARLDVVRRGLGASWVLLRGGEVVGRVNLNNIVRGVFQSGSVGYWVDRDHVGRGLATALVGHAAERADELGLHRLEAGTLTHNLASQAVLRHSGFEEFGRAPSYLFIAGQWRDHVLFQRLLHDGPPGNLVD
- a CDS encoding nucleotidyltransferase domain-containing protein — translated: MSQTVGERHSVVVARMREQIRALAARHHATDVRVFGSIATEADTEASDVDLIVHFTADASLYDQAGLIEELRDLLGVEVDVLSDGAPGIEKIAPVIADERRPTRRPGSLVAVLRPGVCRRGAGIRGRARGAALLRRSAHAACR